The proteins below come from a single Methanolobus chelungpuianus genomic window:
- a CDS encoding aminoglycoside phosphotransferase family protein — MAKFFAEPAGELRNYDAHRAMLKEYENLQKAGQFVSVSRPLAVRADYNCVLITEYIRGNNLLWYFKHREQLYDVLTSVALMYRRLHDSTRTYYDKEREFANFHHILDQHALDHRKREHFNRLLGMWWYSPFIDRDCGCMIHRDASPLNYIIREGKPYMLDMESCWHNANNIRDVGTLCAELKNYFQLNCGSGMKAEPYIGHLLWQYSRNEEEFRRISKTLPFFMSIGLLRTARLYRHTAYYEYLTREALECLKAIE, encoded by the coding sequence ATGGCAAAATTCTTCGCAGAGCCGGCTGGTGAACTGAGGAACTATGACGCGCACAGGGCAATGCTGAAAGAGTATGAGAACCTGCAGAAAGCAGGCCAATTCGTCAGTGTATCAAGGCCTCTTGCCGTGCGTGCTGATTATAACTGCGTGCTGATCACCGAATATATCAGGGGTAATAACCTCCTATGGTATTTTAAGCATCGTGAGCAACTATATGATGTCCTGACATCAGTTGCGCTCATGTATCGCAGGCTCCATGACAGCACACGGACATATTATGATAAAGAGCGGGAGTTTGCAAACTTCCATCATATACTGGACCAGCACGCACTGGACCATCGTAAGAGGGAGCACTTCAACCGCCTGCTGGGAATGTGGTGGTACAGCCCTTTCATTGACAGGGACTGCGGCTGTATGATACACAGGGATGCCTCGCCACTTAACTATATTATCCGGGAAGGAAAACCGTACATGCTTGATATGGAGAGCTGCTGGCACAACGCAAATAACATAAGGGATGTGGGAACGCTGTGTGCAGAGCTGAAGAACTATTTCCAGCTGAACTGCGGGTCGGGGATGAAGGCCGAGCCCTATATCGGGCACCTTCTCTGGCAATACAGCAGGAACGAAGAGGAATTCCGCAGAATAAGCAAAACCCTGCCGTTCTTCATGAGCATAGGCCTGCTCAGGACTGCCAGACTGTACAGGCACACAGCATACTATGAGTATCTTACCAGGGAGGCTCTCGAGTGTTTGAAAGCTATAGAGTGA
- a CDS encoding HAD family hydrolase, with protein MFESYRVKGLIFDCYHTIVDIKTDESDYYTYDTVSKWLQYQGVMIDPRRLKGEYHALAKETVEASGEEHAEIRVEEIFERICRDNSVWDIDEHKLGIETSKVFRSASLRKIGVFPESLKIIEESPSLIKCMLSNGQRVFSELELRFLGLYDLFDIIIFSSDVRYKKPNPKIYRLALEKMQLEPWEVIFIGDTPENDIIAPQEMGMQAMHIQDAWKLLP; from the coding sequence GTGTTTGAAAGCTATAGAGTGAAGGGACTTATTTTTGACTGCTACCACACCATCGTGGACATCAAGACGGATGAAAGTGATTACTACACCTATGATACTGTAAGCAAATGGCTCCAATACCAGGGAGTGATGATCGACCCCCGGAGGCTGAAGGGCGAATATCATGCCCTGGCAAAGGAAACGGTGGAAGCCTCCGGGGAAGAACACGCCGAGATCAGGGTCGAGGAGATATTTGAGAGGATCTGCAGGGATAACTCTGTCTGGGATATCGATGAGCACAAACTTGGGATCGAGACCTCGAAGGTGTTCCGTTCGGCTTCATTACGGAAGATCGGGGTCTTCCCGGAGAGCCTGAAGATAATCGAAGAGAGCCCCTCTTTGATAAAGTGCATGCTTTCCAACGGGCAGCGCGTATTCTCCGAACTGGAATTGCGTTTCCTGGGACTCTACGACCTCTTTGATATCATTATCTTCTCCTCGGATGTCAGGTACAAGAAGCCCAACCCGAAGATATACAGGCTTGCACTTGAAAAGATGCAGCTTGAACCCTGGGAAGTGATCTTCATAGGGGACACGCCGGAGAACGACATTATAGCTCCGCAGGAGATGGGAATGCAGGCCATGCATATCCAGGATGCATGGAAGCTGCTGCCCTGA
- a CDS encoding mechanosensitive ion channel domain-containing protein yields the protein MKHLIVVFSLLLLTVTAWLLAVEHRSFFLFRIYSTLLWLTVIHLFFKVVLEYRIAKKIKDDKTRFEFSRIVSILYVVLLLLVSIRVWVEDTQVLLVSYGLIAAGVTVALQDFFKNLMGGLIIFTTGTYRVGDRIEINSKMGDIIDIGILNTTLFELKEWVNADQPTGRISTIPNSVVLDSVINNYSKDNPFIWDEIILPITYHSDWKGAHERIMGIVREETLGVTLAAQEQISGLSKKYYLSEYTQVPAIYLRMTDNWIDLSIRYITLARQRRYIHDRLSRLILEDLQKDDRITIASATMDITVRSPGAY from the coding sequence ATGAAACATCTCATCGTTGTTTTCTCTCTCCTGCTGCTGACCGTTACAGCATGGCTTCTGGCTGTTGAGCATAGAAGCTTTTTCCTGTTCAGGATATACTCCACACTTCTATGGCTCACGGTAATACACCTTTTCTTCAAAGTGGTTCTGGAATACCGGATAGCTAAGAAGATCAAGGATGACAAGACCAGATTCGAATTCAGCAGGATAGTTTCCATATTATATGTCGTTCTCCTCCTGCTGGTGTCTATCCGTGTGTGGGTGGAAGATACACAGGTCCTGCTTGTTTCATACGGACTGATAGCTGCCGGTGTGACCGTTGCCTTACAGGATTTCTTCAAGAACCTCATGGGCGGGTTGATAATTTTCACAACGGGGACCTACAGGGTAGGTGACAGGATAGAGATCAACTCAAAGATGGGCGATATAATCGATATTGGAATCCTGAATACCACGCTCTTTGAACTGAAGGAATGGGTCAATGCAGACCAGCCCACGGGAAGGATATCCACCATTCCGAACAGTGTGGTCCTGGACAGCGTGATAAACAACTACAGTAAGGATAATCCCTTCATATGGGACGAGATAATCCTCCCAATCACCTACCACAGCGACTGGAAGGGTGCCCATGAAAGAATAATGGGCATAGTCAGGGAGGAAACCCTGGGAGTGACCCTTGCAGCACAGGAGCAGATATCCGGGCTGAGCAAGAAATATTATCTTTCGGAGTATACGCAGGTTCCTGCTATCTACCTCAGGATGACCGACAACTGGATAGACCTCTCTATAAGATATATAACCCTGGCAAGACAGAGGAGGTATATCCATGACAGGCTTAGCCGCCTGATACTTGAGGACCTCCAGAAGGACGACAGGATAACCATCGCTTCGGCTACCATGGATATAACGGTCAGGTCTCCAGGCGCTTATTGA
- a CDS encoding CxxC-x17-CxxC domain-containing protein produces the protein MRNDKRGGSGGNGGFRSSGPRNDRGDRNDRGGSGGFRPSGPRNDRGGSGGFRPSGPREMHPATCADCGQETQVPFVPSGDRPVYCRECYQNHRPPKRY, from the coding sequence ATGAGAAACGATAAGAGAGGCGGCAGCGGCGGAAACGGTGGCTTCAGATCAAGCGGTCCAAGGAATGACAGGGGCGACAGGAACGACAGAGGCGGAAGCGGTGGCTTCAGGCCAAGCGGTCCAAGGAACGACAGGGGCGGAAGTGGCGGCTTCAGGCCAAGCGGTCCGAGGGAGATGCACCCTGCAACCTGTGCAGACTGCGGCCAGGAAACACAGGTGCCCTTCGTGCCCTCAGGTGACAGGCCCGTATACTGCAGGGAATGCTACCAGAACCACAGACCTCCAAAGAGATATTAA
- a CDS encoding uroporphyrinogen-III synthase — translation MAPETSKPVIAVMRPEMYLGTSVGLAQSAGFGTLAVPLAELSNIKDSVFDGFFSRVMKGETDCVIFAGPGEIEYTLRKIPYPIRPQFIEALNQRYVVAVNTETRESLEQENVKVQGMPEIYNTEEVAFYMQDYADEAVIDVVYGTPDSNKFTDSLRDFGATVFETRVYNLIDPDREEQVQFIRTAMEGNIDVFAFTDPITVHNFFDHARRQGLDRDAAQVLNNSITAAIGESTAYTLKLYKVKPKVTPENFTFEELLQASMKAYRDKKGSN, via the coding sequence ATGGCACCTGAAACGAGTAAACCTGTGATCGCGGTCATGCGGCCTGAAATGTATCTGGGGACATCTGTGGGACTTGCACAGTCAGCAGGATTTGGCACTCTTGCAGTCCCCCTGGCAGAGCTCAGCAACATAAAGGATAGTGTATTCGACGGCTTTTTCTCACGTGTTATGAAAGGTGAGACCGACTGCGTGATATTTGCAGGCCCGGGAGAAATAGAGTATACCCTGAGGAAGATACCTTATCCTATCAGGCCCCAATTCATTGAAGCGCTGAACCAGAGGTATGTAGTGGCTGTCAATACTGAGACCAGGGAGTCACTTGAACAGGAGAATGTAAAGGTGCAGGGTATGCCCGAAATTTACAATACTGAGGAAGTTGCCTTTTACATGCAGGACTATGCAGATGAAGCTGTCATAGATGTGGTATATGGCACGCCGGACTCCAATAAGTTCACTGACAGCCTTCGTGATTTCGGCGCTACGGTTTTCGAGACAAGGGTTTACAACCTGATCGATCCGGACAGGGAGGAGCAGGTGCAATTCATCAGGACGGCAATGGAAGGCAATATCGATGTGTTTGCTTTTACGGACCCGATAACAGTGCACAATTTCTTTGACCACGCCAGACGCCAGGGTCTTGACAGGGATGCAGCACAGGTACTCAACAACTCAATTACTGCCGCAATCGGTGAATCAACGGCGTACACGCTGAAGCTGTACAAAGTAAAACCTAAGGTAACGCCTGAGAATTTCACATTCGAAGAACTGCTTCAAGCATCCATGAAGGCTTACAGGGATAAAAAAGGCAGCA